Within Streptomyces antibioticus, the genomic segment AGCACGGCTACGTCCTCGCCCACGCGGCCCGGGTGTTCGAGCCGTCCTGGTTCGCCCGCCGGGACCTGGTGATCGCCCTCGACACCGGACACCTCAAGGCCCTGCGCCGCCTCGCGCCCTCGCCGCGGGACGCCGCGAAGGTACGGCTGCTGCGGTCCTACGACCCGGGCGCGGGCGACGACCTCGACGTACCCGACCCCTACTACGGGGGCCGGGACGGCTTCGAGGAGTGCCTGGAGATGGTGGAGCGGGCCGGCGCCGGACTGCTCGCCGCGGTACGTGAAGAACTGGAAGGACGCACGACATGAGCGGACCCGCCGCGGACGGCCGGGACACACCGCGGCCCGAGAGCACCGGTGACGGCACGCGCGTGGTGCGCGCGGGACTGCCCGAGCCGGTCAAGTACGAGCCGACCCTGCCGGGACCGGTGTTCGCCGCCCACTTCCATCTGCCGGGCGAGCCCACCGGCCCGTACACCTACGGCCGCGACGAGAACCCGACCTGGACCCACCTGGAGCGGGCCCTGGGCGAGTTGGAGGCCCCCGGGCAGGAGGACGTCGAGACGCTGGCGTTCGCCTCCGGGATGGCCGCGATCTCGTCCGTGCTCTTCTCCCTGCTGCGCTCCGGCGACACCGTCGTCCTGCCCGGCGACGGCTACCAGGTCTTCCCCTTGGTGCGCGCGCAGTTGGAGGCGTACGGCATCGAGGTGCGGACCGCGCCGACCGCGGGCGACGCCCAACTGGACGCCCTCGAAGGCGCCCGGCTGCTGTGGATCGAGTCGCCGTCGAACCCGGGGCTCGACGTGTGCGACATCCGGCGGCTCGTCGAGGCGGCACACGCGCGGGGCGCTCTCGTGGCCGTGGACAACACGCTCGCGACCCCGCTCGGGCAGCGCCCGCTGGAACTCGGCGCCGACTTCTCGGTGGCCAGCGGCACCAAACAGCTCACGGGTCACGGCGACGTCCTGCTCGGCTACGTCAGCGGACGGACCGGCGAGGCCATGACCGCCGTACGGCGCTGGCGCAAGATCGTGGGGGCGATCCCGGGGCCCATGGAGGCGTGGCTGGCGCACCGGTCGATCGCCACGCTGCATCTGCGCGTCGAGCGGCAGAGCGCCACCGCGCTGGCCGTCGCCGAGGCGCTGCGGGCCTGTCCCGAGGTGAGCGGGCTGCGGTATCCAGGACTGCCCGGCGACCCCTCGTACCAGGTCGCCTCGCGGCAGATGCGGCGCTACGGCTGCGTGGTGTCGTTCACGCTGCCCACGCGCGCGCGTGCCGAGCGTTTCCTGGCGGAGCTGCGGCTCGTGGACGACGCGACGAGCTTCGGAGGGGTGCGTTCCACGGCCGAGCGGCGCGGGCGCTGGGGCGGTGACGCCGTGCCGGAGGGCTTCATCCGGCTGTCGGTGGGGGCGGAGGACCCGGAGGACCTGGTGGCGGATGTGCTGCGCGCGCTGAAGGAATCGGCGCGATGACCGGCTTACGGCCGCCCGTGCGGTGTCCCTCTACGTCCCTCTACGCACAACGGACGGTCCGAGCCTCCCCCCTCGTGGCTCGGACCGTCCTCGGTTCCGCGCGCGAAGAACCGCGCGAACAAGGCTAGTTGACTCTGTGTCGGTGTCCAATCACAGTAGCGGCAGCGACCTATCGACTTATTTATAGTTGGGGCTGCCCGGGAGCCGCGTACCAGGGCGGAGAGGTGGGGACGATTCATGGATCTGGCCTTGCTGCGCACCTTCGTGACCGTGCACCGGGCCGGCTCCTTCACCCGCGCCGCCGCACTGCTGGGTCTGTCCCAGCCGGCCGTCACCTCCCAGATCCGCACCCTCGAACGGCAACTGGGACGCCCGCTCTTCCTGCGCCGGCCTCGCGGAGTGACCCCCACGACCATGGGCGACGAACTCGCCCACAAGGCGGCACCGCATCTCGACGCCCTGGTGGAGATCGCCGAGACCGGACTCGACGACGACTCCTCGCTCCGGACCCTGCATCTGGCAGGACCACCGGAGTTCACCGCCGAGCGCGCCCTGCCCGCCCTCACCGAACTGTGCGGCGACGACGGCCAGGGGCTGACCCTGCGGGCCTCCTTCGGAACCGCCGAGGAGGTCTTGGAAGGACTGGCCGCCGGACACCACGACCTCGCCATCAGCACCGCCCGGCCGCGCGGCGCGCTGCTCACCGCCACCCCGCTCTGCGACGAGGAACATGTCCTGGTCGCCGCACCCCACTGGGCCGACCGGATCGACGCCGGGAGACTGCGTCGCGACGGCGCCGCCGCGCTGGAGGATCTTCCGGTGGTGGAGGTGCACGAGTCGCTGCCGCTGGTCTCCCGGTACTGGGCGGCCGTCTTCGACTCCCGGCCGGCCGCCTCGGGCACGGTCGTCGTCCCCGATCTGCGCGCGGTCCTCGCCTGCGCGATCGCGGGGGCGGGCCTGGCGGTTCTGCCCCGCTATCTCTGCGCCGCCGCGCTGGAACGCGGGGAGGTTGTCGCCCCGCACGAGCCCGCGGTGCCACCACTGCGGACCTACGTCCTGGTGGTGCGCGCCGGCACCCTGGCGATGCCGCATGTCGCCCGGGCCCACGACCGGCTGCTGGGCGCGGCCACCGAGTGGTGCTGAACGGACGGTCGCGTACGGCCGAGAAGCGGGAACGGACGGGCAGTTGGGAGGAGATCACGGAGCAGGTTCGGCCAGTGACGTTTCGCGATGTTTCACGTGGAACCAACCGGGCCACATTTCTCCCATGACCGTCCGACCCGTGGTCAAGCGCACCGCCCGTGCCGTTCTGCTGGACGGCGACGACCTGATCCTGATCAAGCGCACCAAGCCCGGTGTGGATCCGTACTGGCTCACGCCCGGCGGCGGGGTCGAACCCGACGACGCCACCGTCGTGGACGCCCTGCATCGCGAGGTGCACGAGGAACTCGGCGCCAAGGTCACCGATGTCGTGCCCTGCTTCGTCGACACCGTCGAGCACATCGGCGAGGACGCCGCCACCACCGGTGTGAAGGTGCAGCACTTCTTCGTCTGCCGACTGGAGTCCATGGACCCCGGCCTGCGCCACGGCCCCGAGATCGACGAGCCCGCGGGCGAGTACGAGATCGTCCGCGTGCCGTTCACCCGGGTCGGGATCGCCTCCGTCCATCTCGTCCCGCTCTCCCTGCGGCACTACCTGGACGGCAACATCGAGGGCGTCCGCGCGATGCACGCACCCGATCTGGGCTGAGCCGCTTCGCGGACTCTCCTCTCAACTACAGGGCGGGGCGCACCAATGCGTAGGCGTCCCACAGATCCATGCCTGCGTAGGAGTGGGTGGCGATGCCGGCCAGATGACGGTCCGCGTTGACCGCGACCGACACCGGTACCGCCGCGAACAGATCCTTGTCGGAGAGCGAGTCGCCGTAGGCGACACAGTCGTCGCGTGTCACTCCGAACTCCGCGCACAGCCGGTCGGCGATCACCACCTTCGCCTGCGCGCTGAGCACCCCGGCCGGGTCCACGGGCTCCGTGAAGGGGATCGCGGGAAACCGTGATCCATAGGCCGCGTGCGCACCCCAGCCGAGGAGTCTCTCCACGAAGAAGGACGGCGAGAGGGAGACGACAGCGCAGTACTCCCCCCGGTCGCTGATCTCCGTCCAGACCTCGCGAATCCGCGCCAGCCAGGGTGCCCCCTCGAACGCCGCCACGACATGCTCCTCGGTGAGCCGCGTCCACAGGGCGTGTACCTGCGTCGCATACTCCGGCGGTCCGATGCGTCCCGCGGAGATCGCCTGCTCCAGCGCCATGGTCTCGGCCAGCAGCCCGAGTTGGCGGGAGATCTCGAGCGGCGCGGACGTTCCGTGCAGCAAGGTGCCGTCGAGGTCGAAGAGATGAAGTCTCGCCATGGGCCGAGGCTAGCGATGTTTCACGTGAAACAGGCTGCTTCGCCTGCGCGGGGTGCGCTGGCCGACGGCATGGCCAAAAGCACGTACGTCTCAGGGGAATCAGGTGGACGCCGAGGCCCCGAGTCGGACAGCCTGGCCTGCGTGCCGACTCCTTCTCCCAGCGCTCTGCCCATCCGCCGTCTGACGCACAGCGACCTCACCGCCTGCGCCGACTTGTCCGAGGATCGGGGGTGGCCACGCGAGGAACACAAGTGGAGCCTCCTGCTCTCGGCCGGGAAGGGGTACGGCGTCGACGACCCCGACGGGGGCTTGATCACCGCATGCGTGGTCACGGAGTACGGCCCGTACGGCAACCCGGCCCTCGGAGCGATCGGCATGGTGCTGGTCGCCGAGCGGCACGCCCGGAAGGGCATCGGACGAGAGCTGATGCGGCGGGTGATCGCCGACATGGGCACCACCCCGCTGACCCTGCACGCGACCCCCAACGGGCGTCCGCTGTACGAGGAGCTGGGCTTCAAGTCCACCGGCCGCGCCGAGATGGTCCGCGGCCGCTTCCGCCCCGAGGACACCGCGTCGAAGATCGCCACCCGGGCGGCCACGGCCGAGGATCTCCCCACGCTCCTCCGGCTCGACGAGGAGGTGTTCGGCGCCGACCGCACCCATGTGCTCACCCGGCTGCCCGCCTTCGCGGACCAGGTGCGCGTCGCCGAGGCCGACGGCCGGATCATCGGCTACGCGGCCGCCTGGCCGAACATGGACACCCATGTCGTGGGCCCGCTGATCGCCCGGGACACGGAGACCGCGAAGGCCCTGCTGGCCTCGCTGGCCGCGCACACCGACCGGCCCCTGCGGACCGACATCGACGTGCGCCACGAGGAACTGCTGGCCTGGGTGAAGGAACGGGGTCTGGAGTCGGTCGCCTTCAACGCCGTGATGACGTACGGCATCGCCGAGCTGCCCGGTGACTGGCGTCGGCGCTTCGCTCCGCTGACGGTGGCGGCAGGCTGAGCGGATCCTTCACGGCGACGCCGGTTCCCCTGGGTCCAGGGGAACCGGCGTCGTGCGTCCGCGGTCTCAGACGAGCGTCTCCAGAGCCGCCGTGGCGAAGGCGTGGTCCTGCTCCGGAGCGCCGCCCCCGATCCCGAGGGCGCCGATCAGACGGCCGTCGCGGTGGACCGGCACCCCGCCCGCGATGAACAGCAGCGGCCGGTCGAGCGCGGTGGGCAGGGTGTGGAACGGTCCGCCGGGCTGTACGGCATCGACGAGGTCGGCGGTCGGGGCGTTGAGCTGGAGCGCGGTGTACGCCTTGCGGGTGCTCGTCTCACCGGAGATCAGTACGGCGCGGTCGTCCCGTCGGAAGGCCAGCAGATGGCCGCCCGCGTCCAGGACGGTGACGCTGACCGTGACCCCGGCGGCCTCGGCGGCCTGCCGGGCGGCGGTGACGAGGGCCTCGGCGTCCTGGATGGTCAGGGGAGCGACGGCGGTGGTGGTGCTCATGGGGGTGTTTCTCCTTGTGGTGCTGTGGTGGTTGCCGATGGGGCGTCGGGACGATGAGCGGGCGGTTGTCAGTGGGAGACGGCCGTCCGGTGCTCGGTGGGCGTCGCGCCGGTGACGACGGCGCCGGGGGCGTTGACGCTGGGGCTGTCGGCGCGGCGTTCCAGTGCGGCCGAGACGAAGGCCAGGACGAGGGCCGCGGCGGCGAGGGCGGCGCCGACCCAGTTGGGGGCGGTGTAGCCGAGGCCGGCGGCGATGACGAGGCCGCCGAGCCAGGCGGACAGGGCGTTGCCGAGGTTGAAGGCGCCGATGTTGACGGCCGAGGCGAGCGTCGGGGCGCCGTGCGCCTGGTCGAGGACGCGCTTCTGGAGCGGCGGGACGGTGGCGAAGCCCAGGGCGCCGATCAGGGCGATCGTGACGGCCGCGAGGACCTTGTGGTGCGCGGTGAGGGTGAAGAGCGCCAGGACGAGGGCAAGGGCGCCCAGGGAGACGTACAGCAGGGGCATCAGGGCGCGGTCGGCGTACTTGCCGCCGATGAGGTTGCCGCCGACCATGCCGAGCCCGAAGAGCACCAGCAGCCAGGTGACGGAGCCGTCCGCGAAGCCGGCCACATGGGTCATCATCGGCGCGATGTAGGTGATGGCGGCGAAGACTCCGCCGAAGCCGAGGACGGTCATCGCCATGGCGAGCAGGACCTGGGCGTTCTTGAAGGCGGCGAGTTCGTGCCGCAGGCGCACGCCCTCGGCGCGGGGCAGCTCGGGGACCAGCTTGGCGATGCCGACCAGGCCCACGACGCCCAGGGCGGCGACGACGGCGAAGGTGACCCGCCAGCCGGCGCTCTGCCCGACGAGCGTGCCGAGCGGGACGCCGACGACGTTGGCGACGGTGAGACCGGTGAACATCATCGCGATGGCGCCGGCCTTCTTGTCCGGAGCGACCAGGTCCGCCGCGACGACGGAGCCGATGCCGAAGAAGGCGCCGTGGGCGAGCGAGGCGACCACGCGGCCGATCAGCATCACGGCGAAGACGGGGGCGACGGCGGAGAGCAGGTTGCCGATGATGAACAGGCCCATGAGCAGCATCAGCATCCGCTTGCGGGAGATCTTGGTGCCGAGGACGGTCATCAGCGGGGCGCCGAACATCACGCCGAGCGCGTAGCCGGTCACCAGGAAGCCGGCCGTGGGGATGGAGACCCCGAAGTCGCCCGCGACCTCGGGCAGCAAGCCCATGATCACGAATTCCGTGGTGCCGATTCCGAAGGCCCCGATCGCGAGGGCCAGAAGCGCGAGAGGCATGGGGTGGTACACCTTCCCAGACGATTGCAGGAGCGCTTTGCGTGCGTTCACAATAGTTGCAGACGCGGGCTATATGCAACTGACGACTATTGCGCGGCTGCTCTATCCTGGATGTCAGCCGCTCCGGGACGGAGGAACCCATGACTGCCACGGACCCCGCGCTCACCGCCCTCGCCCAGGGCTGGTCCGCCCTCGCTCTGCTGCACGGGAGGATCGAGGCCCACATCGAGCGCGCGCTCCAGTCCCGGCACGACCTGAGCGTGCGCGAGTACTCCCTGCTCGACGTGCTCAGCCGGCAGCACGACGGCGAGGGCGGCCATCTCCAGATGAAGCAGGTCGCCGACGCGGTCGTCCTCAGCCAGAGCGCGACCACCCGGCTGGTGACCCGCCTGGAGGACCGCGGCCTGCTGGAGCGCTACCTCTGCCCGACCGACCGGCGCGGTATCTACACCAACGTCACCGCGGCCGGACTGGAGTTGCTCGACGCGGCCCGGCCGACCAATGACGCGGCGCTGCGCGAGGCCCTCGACGAGGCCGCCCGCAATCCCGAACTGGCCCCGCTGGTCCGAGTCGTGGAATCCCTGAAGGTGGCCACCGCCGCATAGGGTGCGGCCATGGGAGATCTTGAAATCCGGCCGGCTACGACGGAGGACGTCCCCGCGATCGTCGCCCTGCTCGCGGACGACCCGCTGGGCGCCCGGCGCGAGTCACCCGACGACCTCACCCCGTACCTCACCGCCCTGGAGAGGATCGGCGCCGACCCGAACCAGCGTCTGGTGGTGGCCGTGCGGGAGGGGCGGGTCGTCGGCACGCTTCAGTTGACGATCGTTCCGGGACTCTCCCGGCGCGGTGCGACCCGGTCCATCATCGAGGGCGTGCGGGTGCACGCCGATGAGCGCGGCAGCGGTCTTGGCACCCGGTTCATCGAGTGGGCCATCGAGGAATCCCGGCGCGAGAACTGCCAGTTGGTGCAGCTCACGTCCGACAGCACCCGCACCGACGCCCATCGCTTCTACGAGCGGCTGGGCTTCGAGGCCACGCACCTGGGCTTCAAGCTCTCGCTCTGAACGCCGGAAGCGCTGTGTTTCACGTGAAACACAGCGCTCCTCGGGGCGGGGTGGCGGTCAGCCGATCCCCCGCCACCCCTCCGGATCCACTCCACCGGGCACAGCGGCCGTTTCGTCGTACGGCTCCCGCGTGAACACGAACGAGCCGACGTCCAGGTGGTCCACGGTCCCGTCCGGTCGGCGTACGGCCCGCAGCGGTTCTCCGGCGAAGTACCCCTCCAGGCCGGTCCAGGTGCCGTCCCCGTTCCGCCGGAACCGGGACCGGCGGCCACCGCCGGACAGCGGCGCCAGGGAGAGCAGCCCGTCGGCCGTCACACGGAGCACGGAGGCGCTGGTCCCCCAGTACCAGGGGCCCGCCAGCTCCAGCACGGACCGGTCCACCTCCGTCAGCGGCCGCCACGGCTCGGGGATCCGCGGCTCGGCCTCGGCGACGATCCGGACGAGATCGGCGCCCACCTGGGACAGCATGGGCCCGGAGGTGCAGTTGGCGAGGACCACCGCGGCGACGTCGTCGGCCACCCCGATGGTGAGGTTGGCCAGGAAGCCCGGCACGGATCCGGAGTGGCCCACGAGCAGCCGTCCGTCCTGGTGC encodes:
- a CDS encoding low molecular weight protein-tyrosine-phosphatase, with amino-acid sequence MTYRVCFVCTGNICRSPMAESVFRARVADAGLESVVEVDSAGTGGWHEGEDADPRTLSVLGEHGYVLAHAARVFEPSWFARRDLVIALDTGHLKALRRLAPSPRDAAKVRLLRSYDPGAGDDLDVPDPYYGGRDGFEECLEMVERAGAGLLAAVREELEGRTT
- a CDS encoding cystathionine gamma-lyase; amino-acid sequence: MSGPAADGRDTPRPESTGDGTRVVRAGLPEPVKYEPTLPGPVFAAHFHLPGEPTGPYTYGRDENPTWTHLERALGELEAPGQEDVETLAFASGMAAISSVLFSLLRSGDTVVLPGDGYQVFPLVRAQLEAYGIEVRTAPTAGDAQLDALEGARLLWIESPSNPGLDVCDIRRLVEAAHARGALVAVDNTLATPLGQRPLELGADFSVASGTKQLTGHGDVLLGYVSGRTGEAMTAVRRWRKIVGAIPGPMEAWLAHRSIATLHLRVERQSATALAVAEALRACPEVSGLRYPGLPGDPSYQVASRQMRRYGCVVSFTLPTRARAERFLAELRLVDDATSFGGVRSTAERRGRWGGDAVPEGFIRLSVGAEDPEDLVADVLRALKESAR
- a CDS encoding LysR family transcriptional regulator; the protein is MDLALLRTFVTVHRAGSFTRAAALLGLSQPAVTSQIRTLERQLGRPLFLRRPRGVTPTTMGDELAHKAAPHLDALVEIAETGLDDDSSLRTLHLAGPPEFTAERALPALTELCGDDGQGLTLRASFGTAEEVLEGLAAGHHDLAISTARPRGALLTATPLCDEEHVLVAAPHWADRIDAGRLRRDGAAALEDLPVVEVHESLPLVSRYWAAVFDSRPAASGTVVVPDLRAVLACAIAGAGLAVLPRYLCAAALERGEVVAPHEPAVPPLRTYVLVVRAGTLAMPHVARAHDRLLGAATEWC
- a CDS encoding NUDIX domain-containing protein, giving the protein MTVRPVVKRTARAVLLDGDDLILIKRTKPGVDPYWLTPGGGVEPDDATVVDALHREVHEELGAKVTDVVPCFVDTVEHIGEDAATTGVKVQHFFVCRLESMDPGLRHGPEIDEPAGEYEIVRVPFTRVGIASVHLVPLSLRHYLDGNIEGVRAMHAPDLG
- a CDS encoding HAD family hydrolase, with the translated sequence MARLHLFDLDGTLLHGTSAPLEISRQLGLLAETMALEQAISAGRIGPPEYATQVHALWTRLTEEHVVAAFEGAPWLARIREVWTEISDRGEYCAVVSLSPSFFVERLLGWGAHAAYGSRFPAIPFTEPVDPAGVLSAQAKVVIADRLCAEFGVTRDDCVAYGDSLSDKDLFAAVPVSVAVNADRHLAGIATHSYAGMDLWDAYALVRPAL
- a CDS encoding GNAT family N-acetyltransferase, translated to MPTPSPSALPIRRLTHSDLTACADLSEDRGWPREEHKWSLLLSAGKGYGVDDPDGGLITACVVTEYGPYGNPALGAIGMVLVAERHARKGIGRELMRRVIADMGTTPLTLHATPNGRPLYEELGFKSTGRAEMVRGRFRPEDTASKIATRAATAEDLPTLLRLDEEVFGADRTHVLTRLPAFADQVRVAEADGRIIGYAAAWPNMDTHVVGPLIARDTETAKALLASLAAHTDRPLRTDIDVRHEELLAWVKERGLESVAFNAVMTYGIAELPGDWRRRFAPLTVAAG
- a CDS encoding GlcG/HbpS family heme-binding protein, with the protein product MSTTTAVAPLTIQDAEALVTAARQAAEAAGVTVSVTVLDAGGHLLAFRRDDRAVLISGETSTRKAYTALQLNAPTADLVDAVQPGGPFHTLPTALDRPLLFIAGGVPVHRDGRLIGALGIGGGAPEQDHAFATAALETLV
- a CDS encoding MFS transporter; amino-acid sequence: MPLALLALAIGAFGIGTTEFVIMGLLPEVAGDFGVSIPTAGFLVTGYALGVMFGAPLMTVLGTKISRKRMLMLLMGLFIIGNLLSAVAPVFAVMLIGRVVASLAHGAFFGIGSVVAADLVAPDKKAGAIAMMFTGLTVANVVGVPLGTLVGQSAGWRVTFAVVAALGVVGLVGIAKLVPELPRAEGVRLRHELAAFKNAQVLLAMAMTVLGFGGVFAAITYIAPMMTHVAGFADGSVTWLLVLFGLGMVGGNLIGGKYADRALMPLLYVSLGALALVLALFTLTAHHKVLAAVTIALIGALGFATVPPLQKRVLDQAHGAPTLASAVNIGAFNLGNALSAWLGGLVIAAGLGYTAPNWVGAALAAAALVLAFVSAALERRADSPSVNAPGAVVTGATPTEHRTAVSH
- a CDS encoding MarR family winged helix-turn-helix transcriptional regulator: MTATDPALTALAQGWSALALLHGRIEAHIERALQSRHDLSVREYSLLDVLSRQHDGEGGHLQMKQVADAVVLSQSATTRLVTRLEDRGLLERYLCPTDRRGIYTNVTAAGLELLDAARPTNDAALREALDEAARNPELAPLVRVVESLKVATAA
- a CDS encoding GNAT family N-acetyltransferase, producing MGDLEIRPATTEDVPAIVALLADDPLGARRESPDDLTPYLTALERIGADPNQRLVVAVREGRVVGTLQLTIVPGLSRRGATRSIIEGVRVHADERGSGLGTRFIEWAIEESRRENCQLVQLTSDSTRTDAHRFYERLGFEATHLGFKLSL